In Gimesia panareensis, the genomic window GCTAGTTGAAATGGAGTTATCTCGCATCATTATCAGCGAGATCGGTGAACAGCAGGTAATCTACCTGCGTGAAGTCGAGGGGGACCGGATCTTTCCGATTCTGATCGGCATTTTTGAAGTGACCACCATTGAACGTCGGGTCAATAATGAGTTCAAGCCTCAGCGTCCGCTCACGCACGATCTATTGAAAAGCACAATTGAATCTCTGGGCGGCACGCTCAAAGACATCGTGATCACCCACCTGGAAGACCATACCTACTATGCGGTTCTCCGCGTCGAACAGGATGGGGAACTGATCGAAATCGACAGTCGCCCCAGTGATGCGATCGCGCTATCCATTCACTATGAACCACACCTGCCGATTTACGTCCATGAATCGGTACTGGAACAGACCGCCAAATAGCAGGCATGAGGCAACCAATTCAAAAGAACAGGGGCACCTCAGATCTGATTCTGAGGTGCCCCTGCTTTGTTTGGGTCTTCTGAACTGTATCAGTTCAGAACTTAGTTACATTCTGCTACCAGCGGACCGGCCAGTTCATCCAGAATGATCAGACGGCCGGGTTGCGTAGTCATGTAGGTAGAAGGAATCCAACTGGTCGGTTCGTGACGCAGCGTCATCCAGACACTCATCCCCTGCCACTGCATGCCCCGTGAGAAGATCCCGTCGCAACCGCCGATAATCTTGTCGGCATTCAGGAAGCAGCCTGGTCCGATAGTATTCGCGTAAGCAGGTACGAGGGTGGTGCGGCTCTTGAAGCTGGTAACCGCATTCTGCTCGATTGTCAGTGGGTGCAGCTTGGCGCCAATCCGATGCGTCTGTGCCTTCCATTCTTCTTCAGAACCAAATTCACCTGCGAAGTGCGGTTCCCAGAATGCGATGTGGCAGACACGGCCAATCCCGAAGATCACGCCCAGTTTCGCACCGGCGGCTTTGAGCTCACCAATTTTCTCGGCATAGGTCGGCAGGACATCCGGCGTTGCAAAGTGACGCTGGTTTTCCGGAACAGTCAGTTCGCCCAGCGGACCGTAGAAAGCCTGTTTCATGGCGTACTGGAAGGCACCTGGATTGTCCGGCGGAAGTGTATTGCCTTCGGCATCGCTCCATTCATCCATATTGAAGCCATACACGTGATCGCAGGAGACGCCCCACTCTTTAAGAAAGAAAACGGCCCAGCGATACATGCCCATCGGCCCCACTGGCAGAATTAACGCCAGCTTTTCCCCCGCATCGCGTGACTGTTTGATCGTCAGAGCGATCTCATGCCCCATAATCGTATCGAAATCGGTCACGCTGCCACACATGACCGGCTCAAACTTCTCGTGCCACCAGGGCTGACGATCCGTAATCGTGGTTGGATCCGCACTCATGCACTGATCGATTTTGGCCAGATCCCAACCAGCGGGAAAATAGCCTTCCATCATGGAACCGGCAATCGTACTCATCAAATCCATAGTATTCCCCTTCTCAAAGCAAATTCACAGGTTTGTGAAACTGTTTAAATTCTCAAAAACTACTAATTTCTAACGATTGTTGCAAAATTCGATCGCTGGCGTGGATTCTAGCATAGAAACACCGGGAAAACAGGAACCAGCGGTCCCCGATTTGATAAACAGAAGAATAATTAAACAAGGCACTTCAGTTCGACAAACATCTTGAATTCTCTTACCGATATAGTTCTAATAGAGAGGCAGAGTTGACTGCTTTCCCAAGCCGTCGATCCCGCCTGAAAATGACCTCCCAGACAATCCCGAGGGCCAAAGCATTCCCGTGGGCTGTCTATTAACGATAACCGTTAACCTGCCTGATAGCACAACAGAGTCTGCCTCTGCTGTCATTACAGGGACCGTTTCAGCATACATCACTCCTCTGACGTGACTCGGTGCATGAAAAGTATCCCTGCTACGGTTCACACAACCGGAGATACAACAAAGATGAAAGTCCTGATTGCACCCGCCTGCACTGCGATCGCTATGATTGTCGGCTGGCTGGTTTATGAAAAATCGGTCCACGACACTCAAGTTCCCACCAAAACCATCATCCCCCAACCCATTGCAGTTCAAGTCACGCGCTCCACCACAAAAAATCTGGAGAAACGCATCAACCTGGTAGGTAACCTGGAAGCCGGCTCCCAGGTGGAAATCCGGACCCGCTTCAGCGGCTACATTAAGTCGATGCCCTTCGATGTGGGCGACCGGATCCAGGAAGGGGATGTGATCTTGGAGCTGAATGACTCAGAAAACAGGGAACTGGTCACCAAAGCGGATGCAGCCCTGAGCGTTGCCAAAGCACAACTGAAGGCACAACTCACCTCACAGGAACTGGCCCAAAAAGCCTACAATCGTCTGCTCGTTCTGCAGAAGTCCGGCGTGAGTACTCGTCAGCAGATGGAAGAATCCCAGGCCAGCCTGGCCATTGAAGAAGCCCAAACCGAACTGGAACAGGCACGGGTCGATCAGGCCGAAGCTGATCTGGAACAGAGCCGTTTGCGTCTGCAGGAAAATAAGATTCTGGCAACGACCAGCGGTTTTCTGGCAGAGAGACTGGTCGATGTCGGTGATCTGGCCAAACCGGATGTAGCACTGATGAAAATCGTCAACCTGGACCATGTTCGCACCATTGTCCACATCGTGGAGAAGGATTACGAAGATGTCAAAGTCGGCCAGGAGGCCGCAATCACGGTCGACACCTTCCCGGACCAGATCTTTGCAGGCCGAGTCAAACGCAAGGCCCCCGTACTCGATCCCCAGACACGCACCGCGGCTGTGCACATCGAAATCCCTAACAAAGATTTTGCACTCAAACCAGGAATGCACTCCCGGGTGCAGATTGTCTTTGAGCATCGCCCCAAAACCAAGGTGCTCCCCATTGCCTCGCTAACCCGCCGTAAAGATGGTCCCGGCTCGGCTGTCTTCATCATTGGTGGGAACCCTCCGATGACACAGCGCCGGAATATTGAAGTTGGCATCAGCGATGGAGAACTGGTGGAAATTCTCTCCGGCCTCAATCCGGACGACCTGGTGATTACTCTCGGTAATCGCATGGTGGATGAAGGCCAGACTGTCACCCCGGTGGAAGTTCCCATGGACCAGATCCTGCAAGCACCAACTCCCCTGCCCCAGAAGACCAATTTATAAACGACAAACCGACTGACAAGCGAGATGGACCTCCTGTCATTAACTGATCCTTCCTGAAAAGTTTTGATATGTCCCTGACTCGTCTGGCCGTTCACCGACCGATCTCAACCCTGATGGCCTCGCTGGTGCTGGTCATGCTAGGTTGTGTCTCGCTGTCACAGCTGGCTGTCGACCTGATGCCGGACATTCAGAACCCCAGTATCAGTGTGATCACCATCTATGAAGGCGCCGGCCCCAATGAAGCGGAAACGCTGATCACCCGCCCGATCGAACAGACTCTCAGTTCGGTCTCCGGCATCGAAAACATCCTCAGCAGCAGCATGGAGGGTAGCAGTACGGTCCGACTGCAGTTCCAGTGGGGCACGGATTTGACTCTCGCGATCAATGAAGTGCGCGACGCGTTGAACAAACTGCGGAACTCCCTCCCGGAAGGTGCGGAAGATCCGTATATCCGACATTTTGATGTCGCTGACCGGCCGATTATTTACCTGGGACTGAACAGCGAACTAGATCCGATTACCGTGTCGCAACTGACCGAGAATCAGATCATCCCCCAGTTCGAACAGCTGGAAGGAGTAGCCCGACTGCGGATGCGGGGCGGCATCGAACGCGAGATCCAGATCGATCTCGATCGCAGCAAGCTCGAATCGCTCAATATGGGTGTGAATGAAGTTGTCAATGCCCTGAAACGAGATAACATCAATCAGCCCGCGGGAAACTACGAAGAAGGCAATCTGAATCTGCTCATTCGCAGCCAGGGCGAATTCACCAGCCTGGAGCAGATTGAAAATACGGTCGTTCGTGAAGAAGCCGGTGCCACCGTTCACGTCCGGGATATTGCTAACGTAGTCGATGGCGAAAAAGAGCGGACTGAGCTCACCCGCATGAACGGGAAACCGGGAATTCTGCTGTACGTTTACAAACAGTCGGGCGCCAACACGATCAGCGTCAGTGACCTGGTTCAGAAACAGATTGAACGCGTCAATAAATCAATGCCCGATGTGCAACTCAGCATCCGGGTCGACAACTCGGAATACATCCGCCAGTCGATCGCCAACATCCAGCAGGCTGCCCTGTATGGCATGGGCCTGGCCTTCCTGGTCCTGATTCTCTTCCTCCGCAGCTTCCGCAGCATGCTGGTCATCGGAGTCTGCATGCCTCTGTCGGTCCTGGCCACGTTCATTTTGATTTACTTCCAGGGTTTCACACTGAATATCATTTCGTTCGGCGGACTGGCTCTGGGCGTCGGGATGCTGGTCGATAATTCCATCGTGGTTCTGGAAAGTATTTTCCGCAAACGCGAAGACGGTCTGGATGCCAAAACCGCTGCCATTGAAGGGACAGAAGAAGTCTCCGGTGCAATCATCGCCAGCACGATGACCACACTGATCATCTTCCTGCCGCTGATCTTCATTCAGGGAACAACTGGAATCCTGCTGCATCAACTGGCGTGGGTGGTCGGTTTTTCGCTGATCTGCTCTTTGTTTGCCAGTCTGACTCTGACGCCTGTCATGAGCGCCTACTGGATTCCGGACCAGACCCCGAAAACCCATTCCCGCTGGTCGCGCCCCTGGTTTGCACTAATCGACGGCTTCCATAACATGAACCATCGCCTGCTTTTGCTGCTGGAGCAGATCTATGAGCGGATCTTAAAATTCAGCCTGAAGCATGCCACACTGACCGGCTTTCTACTCCTGCTCTGTTTCACAACCACGCTGGGATTAATCCCACGGATCAAGACTGAATTTCTCCCGAAAACGGATGAAGCCGCCATCAATGTCTTCTCCTCGATGGCGGCGGGAATCCAGCTGAAACGGCTCGATCAACAGACCCGGATCCTCGAACAGGCCACCATCGAATCGGTCCCGGAAGCCCTCGCAATCGCCTCGTTTATTGGCGACAGCGCTGATGACGCGGATCGCTGGAACCGCACCACGCTCCGCATCAAGCTCTCCCCCCGTACTGAACGGAAGCGGGGCATCGAGGAAATCCGCAAGGCCCTGGATGACGCCATCGGACCGATCCCGGGAATGAAAGTCCAGGTCAAAGCACAAACCGAAATGATGGTCATGCGCATGATTGGCCGCAGAGGAGGCGGTGATCTGGTCGTCCAGGTCGCGGGACACAACATGCAGTCGGCACAGAAGATTGTCGATCAGGTTGTCGCCGTGATGAAATCGACTCCCGGACTGATCAACGTCGAAGCAGAAATTGCAGATCAACGCCCAGAGCTAACGGCTTCCATTGACCGCGAAAAAGCGGGGCTCTTAAAGATCAGCGTACAGGATATCGCCCAGACCCTGGAAACCACTATCCGGGGAACCGAGGCAACTCTGTATCGTGAGGAAGGGGATGAATTCCCCGTCATGGTCCGCCTGCGCGAGGAAGACCGTAATCAGATTGGCGATGTCCAGCAGGTGGGTGTCACCACCACAGATGGACGGACAATCCCCCTCAAAAACCTGCTCCGCTTTGAATCAGACGAAGCTCCGGTCGTGATTGAACGCCAGAATCAGCAACGGGTCCTGCGGATCTTTGCCGATGTCGAGGGGCGCGACCTGGGCAGCATTGTCCCGGAACTGGAAGAGAATCTGAACGCGATTCAGATACCCTCCGGATTTTCAGTGAGTGTTGCCGGCGACTGGGAAGAGCAACAGAAAAGCTTTAATGCACTGCAGCAGGGATTTGTGCTGGCGATCATCCTGATGTATATGATCATGGCCTCGCAATATGAATCACTTCGCGATCCGTTTTACATTCTGTTTGCCGTCCCCCTGGGCATGATTGGGGTCATCTGGGTCTTTGTCTTCACGGAAACCACCTTGAACGTGCAATCCTTCATTGGAATCGTGGTCCTGTCCGGAATCGTCGTGAATAATGCGATCGTGCTGGTGGATTACATTAACCAGCTCCAGCGACGCTATCCGGAAAAACCGATTTCAGACCTGATCATGCAGGCCGCCACACGTCGTTTCCGTCCCATCCTGATGACTACGCTCACCACCGTGCTGGCCATGATCCCGATCTCCCTGGGCTGGGGCGAAGGGGGAGAGCTGCAAGCCCCGATGGCACGAGTCGTGGTGGGAGGACTGCTCGCGGGCACCATCATCACTCTGCTGGCGATTCCACTGATCTATCAATCCTGTACGGCACCCGTCAAAAAAACAGCGCGCCCGGACCCGGAATCACTCAGCGAGCAGCCTCTGACAGGCCAAACGGTAAAATCTGTCTGAGAAATGCGTTAGATCGCAGTCTGCCATAGCATCATTTCTGTCTGACTGTCTATAATACGCCTCAATTGGACTGGTGGGCCGGGAAGGTCAGTTCTCAGCCTGCACTCAGCTATCAGATCACCATCTGTCTCATCTCCTGTGGATAGTCTTTCTAATGAAGATGAATCAAAAAACGTCGCTGCTCTCAGAACCGATTCCCTATAAAATTCTCTTCCCCTGGCTGCATCTGTTCCGGGTCTTTCGCCTGGCGATTGATTTCCAGAAAATCCTGCTCGCCATTGCCGGCCTCCTGATGCTGTCACTGGGGAACTATCTGTTCAACAAGCTTCCCTTCGCTCCGGAAGCACCCCCGACAACCAGAATCGCTTCTATTCAGCACACGATTCAGTTTCCGCCTCCGTCATCGAGCTCAGTTCCACACTCCCTGAGCGTAGAGGGGCTGACAGGACTTTCTGCCTCTCATTCAGGAGAACTCCTGTCTCCCGCAACACTGCTGGAGCCGATGTCATTCTTTACCAGACCGGTGCAGACGCTTTTCGAAACCGGAGCCAGCTGGAGTGCGCTCGCCTACGCGACAACACAGCTGCTGTGGGCAGTGATTATCTGGGCCATCTTTGGCGGGGCCATTACCCGGATCGCCGCAATCCAGTTTGCCCAGGATGATCATATCGGCTGCCGGGCTGCACTCGGCTTTTCACTGAAACGAATCCTCTCGCTGGTGAGTGCTCCCCTGCTCCCCTTTGCTGGAATGGGCTTCTTCTGGGTGCTCTGCCTGCTGATCGGCCTGTTTGGAAATATCCCTGGTGCCGGAGGTGTGATAGTAAGCCTGCTCTGGGGGCTGGCGTTTCTGTTCGCTTTTGTGATGACTTTGATTCTGCTGGTGACACTGGCCGGCTGGCCGCTGATGATGACCACGATCAGTGTCGAGGACAGCGATGGCTTCGACGGTCTGAGCCGGATCTTCAGCTATCTGTTTGGCCGAATCTGGTATTTTCTCTGGCTGGCTGTCGTCACACTCTGTTACGGAGCACTCTGCCTGTTCTTTGCAGCAGTTCTGCTGCAGCTGATGTCTTACCTGGCTTACTGGGGCGTCAGTTGGGGCATGGGCAGCGCACAGGCACAAAACCTGTTTCAGCAGGATCAACCCACGCTGGCAACAACCATTTCCCTCGGCTGGGGCTCGATTCTGAACCTGCTGTTTTCGGGTTTTGTCATCAGCTTCTTCTGGTCTGCCAGCACAGTCATCTATTTCCTGCTCCGCAAATGTGATGACGGCACACCGTTGGATCACGTCTATGTCGCGGATGAAGAACAGGAAGAGGCTAATGAGCTGCCGCTGGCGGGAGTTGCGAAATCAGGCGAACCCATTATTGAGCGGCCCGTGGGTGCAGACGACGCTTCGACAGACGAGGAAACCCAGACAGAGGAAAACTCCTGAGTCAGAGAGTTCTCTTATGGCAGCTAACGGGTAAAAGCGAAAGAAGTTTCCGGCTGTTACCAGCGGAACAGTCCGGTGCCCCAGGCGAGCCCGGCACCAAAACCGCTTAAAAGGATCGTATCACCCCGGTTGATCCGCCCGGCGTTAAACGCCTCA contains:
- a CDS encoding efflux RND transporter periplasmic adaptor subunit yields the protein MKVLIAPACTAIAMIVGWLVYEKSVHDTQVPTKTIIPQPIAVQVTRSTTKNLEKRINLVGNLEAGSQVEIRTRFSGYIKSMPFDVGDRIQEGDVILELNDSENRELVTKADAALSVAKAQLKAQLTSQELAQKAYNRLLVLQKSGVSTRQQMEESQASLAIEEAQTELEQARVDQAEADLEQSRLRLQENKILATTSGFLAERLVDVGDLAKPDVALMKIVNLDHVRTIVHIVEKDYEDVKVGQEAAITVDTFPDQIFAGRVKRKAPVLDPQTRTAAVHIEIPNKDFALKPGMHSRVQIVFEHRPKTKVLPIASLTRRKDGPGSAVFIIGGNPPMTQRRNIEVGISDGELVEILSGLNPDDLVITLGNRMVDEGQTVTPVEVPMDQILQAPTPLPQKTNL
- a CDS encoding efflux RND transporter permease subunit, with the protein product MSLTRLAVHRPISTLMASLVLVMLGCVSLSQLAVDLMPDIQNPSISVITIYEGAGPNEAETLITRPIEQTLSSVSGIENILSSSMEGSSTVRLQFQWGTDLTLAINEVRDALNKLRNSLPEGAEDPYIRHFDVADRPIIYLGLNSELDPITVSQLTENQIIPQFEQLEGVARLRMRGGIEREIQIDLDRSKLESLNMGVNEVVNALKRDNINQPAGNYEEGNLNLLIRSQGEFTSLEQIENTVVREEAGATVHVRDIANVVDGEKERTELTRMNGKPGILLYVYKQSGANTISVSDLVQKQIERVNKSMPDVQLSIRVDNSEYIRQSIANIQQAALYGMGLAFLVLILFLRSFRSMLVIGVCMPLSVLATFILIYFQGFTLNIISFGGLALGVGMLVDNSIVVLESIFRKREDGLDAKTAAIEGTEEVSGAIIASTMTTLIIFLPLIFIQGTTGILLHQLAWVVGFSLICSLFASLTLTPVMSAYWIPDQTPKTHSRWSRPWFALIDGFHNMNHRLLLLLEQIYERILKFSLKHATLTGFLLLLCFTTTLGLIPRIKTEFLPKTDEAAINVFSSMAAGIQLKRLDQQTRILEQATIESVPEALAIASFIGDSADDADRWNRTTLRIKLSPRTERKRGIEEIRKALDDAIGPIPGMKVQVKAQTEMMVMRMIGRRGGGDLVVQVAGHNMQSAQKIVDQVVAVMKSTPGLINVEAEIADQRPELTASIDREKAGLLKISVQDIAQTLETTIRGTEATLYREEGDEFPVMVRLREEDRNQIGDVQQVGVTTTDGRTIPLKNLLRFESDEAPVVIERQNQQRVLRIFADVEGRDLGSIVPELEENLNAIQIPSGFSVSVAGDWEEQQKSFNALQQGFVLAIILMYMIMASQYESLRDPFYILFAVPLGMIGVIWVFVFTETTLNVQSFIGIVVLSGIVVNNAIVLVDYINQLQRRYPEKPISDLIMQAATRRFRPILMTTLTTVLAMIPISLGWGEGGELQAPMARVVVGGLLAGTIITLLAIPLIYQSCTAPVKKTARPDPESLSEQPLTGQTVKSV
- a CDS encoding sugar phosphate isomerase family, translated to MDLMSTIAGSMMEGYFPAGWDLAKIDQCMSADPTTITDRQPWWHEKFEPVMCGSVTDFDTIMGHEIALTIKQSRDAGEKLALILPVGPMGMYRWAVFFLKEWGVSCDHVYGFNMDEWSDAEGNTLPPDNPGAFQYAMKQAFYGPLGELTVPENQRHFATPDVLPTYAEKIGELKAAGAKLGVIFGIGRVCHIAFWEPHFAGEFGSEEEWKAQTHRIGAKLHPLTIEQNAVTSFKSRTTLVPAYANTIGPGCFLNADKIIGGCDGIFSRGMQWQGMSVWMTLRHEPTSWIPSTYMTTQPGRLIILDELAGPLVAECN
- a CDS encoding bifunctional nuclease family protein, whose protein sequence is MLVEMELSRIIISEIGEQQVIYLREVEGDRIFPILIGIFEVTTIERRVNNEFKPQRPLTHDLLKSTIESLGGTLKDIVITHLEDHTYYAVLRVEQDGELIEIDSRPSDAIALSIHYEPHLPIYVHESVLEQTAK